In one Corallococcus sp. EGB genomic region, the following are encoded:
- a CDS encoding GNAT family N-acetyltransferase, producing MEAINLAAVPRVVEINDRAAFMTLEAEWNVLVEQTSNELFYRHEFLRLWLDNFAAGARMRVLTLRGADGALAAALPLVEERTSMYGVPVRQLTSAANAHSCRFDMLAREPDAAARTFLAHLRATGGWDVLRLTDVPDGGAGFLLLEAARQARMPVGEWESLRSPYVPLPATKDAYFAKLPSKFKANCRRRRRKLEEKGKVTFERISGGLDLEGTLEEGLLLEQSGWKGANGTAMAQDAKTRGFYTELARDAAYRDRLALYFLRVDGRAVAFQYGLEYGGRYFLLKPGYDENLKECSPGQLLVEEVLGDCLERGLTEFDFLGPDMVWKRDWTDQVRRHTWLYVFNDTAFGRALCAAKFRWVPAAKEVMARWKR from the coding sequence ATGGAAGCCATCAACCTTGCCGCCGTCCCACGCGTCGTGGAGATCAACGACCGGGCGGCCTTCATGACCCTGGAAGCCGAGTGGAACGTGCTCGTGGAGCAGACCTCCAACGAGCTCTTCTACCGGCACGAGTTCCTGCGGCTGTGGCTGGACAACTTCGCCGCCGGGGCGCGCATGCGCGTGCTGACCCTGCGCGGTGCGGATGGCGCGCTCGCCGCCGCGCTGCCTCTGGTGGAGGAGCGCACGTCGATGTACGGCGTGCCCGTGCGCCAGCTCACCTCCGCGGCCAACGCGCACTCCTGCCGCTTCGACATGCTGGCGCGGGAGCCGGACGCCGCGGCCCGGACCTTCCTCGCGCACCTGCGCGCGACGGGTGGCTGGGACGTGCTGCGGCTGACGGACGTGCCGGACGGCGGGGCGGGCTTCCTCCTGCTGGAGGCCGCGAGGCAGGCCCGGATGCCGGTGGGCGAGTGGGAGTCCCTGCGGTCTCCGTACGTGCCGCTGCCCGCGACGAAGGACGCGTACTTCGCGAAGCTGCCGTCCAAGTTCAAGGCCAACTGCCGCCGCCGGCGCCGCAAGCTGGAGGAGAAGGGGAAGGTCACCTTCGAGCGCATCTCCGGCGGGCTGGACCTGGAGGGCACGCTGGAGGAGGGGCTGCTCCTGGAGCAGAGCGGCTGGAAGGGCGCCAACGGCACGGCCATGGCGCAGGACGCGAAGACGCGCGGCTTCTACACGGAGCTGGCGCGCGACGCGGCCTACCGCGACCGGCTGGCGCTGTACTTCCTGCGCGTGGACGGGCGCGCGGTGGCGTTCCAGTACGGCCTGGAATACGGCGGCCGCTACTTCCTCTTGAAGCCCGGCTACGACGAGAACCTGAAGGAGTGCAGCCCGGGGCAGCTCCTGGTGGAAGAGGTGCTGGGGGACTGCCTGGAGCGGGGGCTCACCGAGTTCGATTTCCTGGGGCCGGACATGGTGTGGAAGCGCGACTGGACGGATCAGGTCCGGCGGCACACCTGGCTCTACGTGTTCAATGACACCGCCTTTGGCCGGGCCCTGTGCGCGGCGAAGTTCCGGTGGGTGCCGGCTGCGAAAGAGGTGATGGCGCGATGGAAGCGGTGA